The Legionella cincinnatiensis genome includes a region encoding these proteins:
- a CDS encoding cation:proton antiporter — translation MSLFEIIAVLITLSAMFSYINFKLFKLPPTIGLMAIALVFSLGLNISGMLWPEIISNAKSFLEQVNFNAALLHGMLAFLLFAGALHVNISQLAEQKVVVTVLALIGTLVSTILVGLLTYWLLHTLNIQISFIYCLLFGALISPTDPIAVISILKILGAPKNLEMKIAGESLFNDGIGVVLFLGILEMASGTQEISISHLLMLFVTEAIGGALFGLVAGYITYQMLKSIDNYQVEILISLALVIGGYTLGERIHISAPIAMVVAGLLIGNHGRKFAMSNKTREHLDTFWELLDEILNAVLFVLIGLEVLVLTINKQYLLIGIIAIPVVILARWISVAIPLTLMRHQLDFAPHSIKILTWGGLRGGISVALALSLRDTVGKTNEFAFDAILMMTYMVVIFSILFQGLTIGPWVKKLYAKV, via the coding sequence ATGTCGCTTTTTGAAATCATTGCCGTGCTCATCACTCTTTCGGCGATGTTTAGCTACATCAATTTTAAACTGTTTAAACTACCTCCGACGATTGGATTGATGGCCATAGCCTTGGTGTTTTCTTTAGGCTTAAATATAAGTGGCATGCTATGGCCTGAAATTATTTCAAATGCCAAAAGCTTTTTGGAGCAGGTTAATTTTAATGCAGCCCTGCTTCATGGAATGTTGGCCTTCTTACTCTTTGCAGGCGCACTTCATGTTAATATTAGTCAACTCGCCGAACAGAAAGTCGTTGTTACTGTACTAGCCCTTATTGGCACCCTTGTATCCACCATCCTTGTAGGTCTGTTAACCTATTGGCTCCTTCATACACTCAACATTCAAATCTCTTTTATCTACTGTCTGCTTTTTGGAGCACTTATTTCTCCTACCGATCCGATCGCGGTAATAAGTATTTTGAAGATTTTAGGTGCACCTAAAAATTTGGAAATGAAAATTGCTGGGGAATCACTCTTTAATGATGGCATAGGAGTTGTACTTTTTCTTGGTATTCTTGAAATGGCCTCAGGTACGCAAGAAATCAGCATCTCACATTTATTAATGCTGTTTGTTACAGAAGCCATTGGTGGAGCCTTATTCGGACTAGTAGCCGGGTATATTACCTATCAAATGTTAAAATCCATAGATAACTATCAAGTTGAAATTCTTATCTCACTAGCCCTGGTGATAGGAGGATATACTTTAGGAGAGCGAATTCATATCTCAGCTCCTATAGCAATGGTAGTAGCTGGTTTACTTATAGGTAACCACGGGCGAAAATTTGCGATGTCCAATAAAACTCGCGAGCACCTGGATACCTTTTGGGAGTTGCTCGATGAGATTCTAAACGCCGTACTTTTCGTTTTAATTGGTCTAGAAGTGCTGGTATTAACCATCAATAAACAATATCTGTTGATTGGGATCATTGCAATTCCGGTAGTCATCCTGGCACGATGGATCTCAGTGGCAATTCCATTAACGTTAATGCGACATCAATTGGACTTCGCACCACACAGTATCAAAATTCTCACCTGGGGTGGTCTTCGGGGTGGAATATCTGTAGCACTGGCTCTTTCTCTACGCGACACAGTTGGAAAAACAAATGAATTTGCCTTCGATGCAATTTTGATGATGACCTATATGGTAGTGATTTTCTCAATTTTATTTCAAGGACTAACTATTGGTCCTTGGGTCAAGAAATTGTATGCAAAAGTTTAA
- a CDS encoding carboxymuconolactone decarboxylase family protein — translation MNTSKHIPLPQDNELPPETVDLLNSLPPLNIHRLLILAPNTHKPWLDFVAGIYKGNFDPKLREIAICRYGFKTNSAYELHQHQALARKVGINSEELEIICTEQNVVSLSNEENFICQVVDEFEDLATLTDETFAKLLERYSIALIMELLMILGHYSCVCRVLNASRIPLEAVSPLETCESPLKK, via the coding sequence ATGAATACGTCAAAACACATTCCTTTACCCCAAGATAATGAATTACCTCCAGAAACGGTAGATTTATTAAACAGCCTCCCTCCCTTAAATATTCATCGCTTGCTGATTTTAGCACCGAATACGCATAAACCATGGTTGGACTTTGTTGCAGGTATCTATAAAGGAAACTTTGATCCAAAATTACGTGAAATTGCCATTTGTCGTTATGGATTTAAAACTAATTCGGCCTATGAGCTGCATCAACATCAAGCATTAGCTCGAAAAGTAGGAATTAATTCTGAAGAGTTAGAGATTATATGTACGGAACAAAACGTCGTTTCGTTATCTAATGAAGAGAATTTTATTTGCCAGGTAGTTGATGAATTCGAGGATCTGGCAACATTAACCGATGAAACGTTTGCCAAGTTACTTGAACGTTATAGCATCGCTCTCATTATGGAGTTACTCATGATTCTTGGGCATTATAGCTGTGTTTGCCGAGTACTGAACGCGTCCAGAATTCCATTAGAGGCTGTTAGCCCCCTAGAAACATGTGAATCACCACTGAAGAAATAA
- the proB gene encoding glutamate 5-kinase, with product MKIVIKVGTQSILSSDGTPFEPIMLHLVEQIVTLQKAGHQVILVSSGAVASGRKVACQFFDRQYGSSIGEKQVLASLGQYELMHLYASMFKKYNMLASQLLLTKQDFQTRQHYLNISRLLREILEHKNIVPIINENDSVAIAELMFTDNDELSGLIAAMINADKLIILSNVEGVYTKHPNEAGSELISMIHPQNDWPEVSEVKSLHGRGGMISKLGTARRMSNLGVTTHIASINQHAVIMRILSDESLGTTILPAKKRSNIKRWIAYGEKKLGTITINAHLVEIIKENKRIISILPVGIEKFTGDFKRGDLIEILTPTNEKIGIGLAKYDAIKLNEYLGHSAKPEFIHYDHLHIF from the coding sequence ATGAAAATAGTTATCAAAGTCGGAACCCAAAGTATTTTATCAAGTGATGGCACTCCATTTGAACCCATTATGCTCCACTTAGTGGAACAAATTGTCACACTCCAAAAAGCCGGCCATCAAGTTATATTAGTAAGTTCAGGCGCAGTTGCTTCGGGTCGAAAAGTTGCATGTCAATTTTTTGATCGCCAATATGGGAGTTCGATAGGGGAAAAACAAGTTTTGGCGTCCTTAGGTCAATATGAGCTAATGCATCTTTATGCTTCGATGTTCAAAAAATATAATATGCTTGCCTCACAATTGTTGCTTACGAAACAAGATTTTCAAACAAGACAACACTATTTGAATATTTCAAGATTACTACGTGAAATTTTAGAGCATAAGAATATTGTACCCATTATCAATGAGAATGATAGTGTTGCTATTGCAGAATTAATGTTTACTGATAACGACGAATTATCAGGTCTTATAGCTGCAATGATAAATGCAGATAAACTCATCATTTTAAGTAATGTTGAAGGGGTATACACGAAACACCCCAATGAAGCCGGCTCAGAACTTATTTCAATGATCCATCCCCAAAATGATTGGCCTGAAGTTTCCGAGGTAAAAAGCCTTCATGGCAGAGGTGGGATGATTAGCAAACTTGGGACAGCGCGCAGAATGTCGAATTTGGGAGTAACAACGCACATAGCAAGCATTAATCAACACGCGGTAATTATGCGCATCCTCAGTGATGAATCTTTGGGTACTACTATTTTGCCTGCTAAAAAAAGATCAAATATAAAAAGATGGATTGCGTATGGTGAAAAAAAATTAGGAACAATCACTATAAACGCTCACCTTGTCGAAATTATAAAAGAAAATAAGCGAATTATCAGTATATTACCCGTCGGTATTGAAAAATTTACTGGCGATTTTAAGCGCGGCGACTTAATAGAAATACTGACTCCTACTAATGAAAAAATAGGGATTGGACTTGCTAAATACGATGCAATTAAATTAAATGAATATTTAGGTCATTCCGCAAAACCGGAGTTTATTCATTATGATCATTTACATATTTTTTAA
- a CDS encoding MFS transporter produces the protein MTLNKKKSIFAGLYGNTLEWFDFLLYANFTPLFAELFFPSKIYFVSLLLTFGVFAVGFFMRPLGGILLGHYADHIGRRKTLILSMSIMTFSTACIALIPGFNTLGITSPLLFVFFRLIQGIAVGGELPGSTTFLIEHMADHRRGFAGSLVLSTAFLGIFLGSLTASFLSVLVADDILRDWGWRLAYLIGALLGVIGIYLRVTSVEPSTFLHTKHTTELPVKIVFSAYRRKLLLAIIFTSIMAISNYLLIAYITSFLVKSEGFLLKDALVVNFIALFVLTVLIPFMGLLSDFFGRKPIFLFGAFGILIFIYPIFILFLSGTWWHVLAGEILLAIMLAPLNATVPTILAEMFPTAIRASGVSIGYNIGQAFFGGTIPVVALTLVELTGNKYAPAFYILFWAIIAIIATRYAQETYLNKLT, from the coding sequence ATGACTCTTAATAAGAAAAAAAGTATTTTTGCAGGATTATACGGAAATACTTTGGAATGGTTTGATTTTCTTCTCTACGCTAATTTTACTCCCTTATTTGCCGAATTATTCTTTCCATCCAAGATATACTTTGTTTCTCTCCTTCTTACGTTTGGTGTGTTTGCCGTAGGTTTTTTTATGCGTCCTTTAGGAGGGATATTATTAGGACATTATGCGGATCATATTGGAAGAAGAAAAACTTTAATTCTCTCAATGTCTATTATGACTTTTTCTACAGCGTGTATTGCTTTAATTCCTGGCTTTAATACTTTAGGTATCACCTCACCTCTATTGTTTGTTTTTTTTAGATTAATTCAAGGAATAGCTGTGGGCGGGGAACTTCCTGGTTCAACTACTTTTCTTATTGAACATATGGCGGATCATCGACGAGGTTTTGCAGGAAGTTTAGTATTAAGCACCGCTTTTCTAGGCATTTTTTTGGGATCATTAACTGCTTCTTTTCTAAGTGTTTTAGTTGCTGATGATATTCTTAGAGACTGGGGATGGCGCTTGGCTTATTTGATAGGTGCACTACTCGGAGTCATAGGAATTTATTTACGAGTGACAAGCGTGGAGCCTAGCACTTTTTTGCATACCAAGCATACTACAGAACTTCCTGTAAAAATTGTTTTTTCTGCATACCGCCGCAAGTTATTGTTGGCTATTATTTTTACCAGCATTATGGCTATCAGTAATTATTTACTTATTGCTTATATAACAAGCTTTCTTGTCAAATCAGAAGGATTTTTATTAAAAGATGCGTTAGTTGTTAACTTTATTGCCTTATTCGTTTTGACGGTGTTGATCCCTTTTATGGGATTATTATCCGATTTCTTTGGTAGAAAACCGATTTTTTTGTTCGGTGCTTTCGGTATTTTAATTTTTATCTATCCTATATTTATTCTTTTTTTGAGTGGCACTTGGTGGCATGTACTTGCAGGAGAAATATTGTTAGCCATAATGCTTGCACCTTTGAATGCTACAGTGCCTACTATCCTTGCCGAAATGTTTCCCACAGCTATTCGAGCCAGCGGCGTATCTATTGGGTACAATATAGGTCAGGCATTTTTTGGTGGGACAATACCTGTAGTCGCCCTAACGTTAGTTGAATTAACGGGAAATAAGTATGCCCCAGCGTTCTATATTTTATTTTGGGCCATTATTGCGATTATTGCTACTCGATATGCGCAAGAGACTTATCTTAATAAATTAACGTGA
- a CDS encoding nucleoside deaminase produces MRIIKNFTIIFFMIGYILCFASNTTQVKKSDDYYMQIAIDLAQKNPQAPFAALIVDNKTGKILARGLNASKVNPTFHGEMVAINNCIKKHPHVNWSNVTLYTTAEPCSMCQSAVVWANIPRVVFATSLEYLKSHGWDQINLHASEINKKSPFYHGVITGGILADKANPLFAAPFHKN; encoded by the coding sequence GTGAGAATCATTAAAAATTTTACTATTATTTTTTTCATGATTGGATACATACTGTGCTTCGCTTCCAATACGACACAAGTCAAAAAATCAGATGATTACTATATGCAAATTGCGATAGATTTGGCGCAAAAAAATCCCCAAGCTCCTTTTGCTGCGCTTATTGTTGATAATAAAACAGGAAAAATTTTAGCAAGAGGACTTAATGCTAGTAAAGTTAATCCGACTTTTCATGGTGAAATGGTTGCAATCAATAATTGCATCAAAAAACATCCCCATGTAAATTGGTCAAATGTTACCCTATACACTACCGCAGAACCATGTTCCATGTGTCAAAGCGCTGTTGTTTGGGCAAATATTCCAAGGGTAGTATTTGCTACTTCTTTAGAATATTTAAAAAGTCATGGCTGGGATCAAATCAATCTTCATGCATCAGAAATTAATAAGAAATCCCCTTTTTATCATGGGGTAATTACTGGTGGAATTCTTGCCGATAAAGCTAATCCCTTATTTGCTGCTCCTTTTCACAAGAACTAA
- a CDS encoding glutamate-5-semialdehyde dehydrogenase — translation MIEEVTNQLKATKKDSYSLRFVNEEKRNQILLELAQRLRDSVKQIIDANKKDLVLMSKDDPKYDRLLLSKERIETIASDIETVASLPYSQTKILEQKKLPNGLSIQKVSVPLGVVAIIYESRPNVTIDAFTLCFKTGNACVLKGGKEAHHTNLFLVSLIHQMLNNHNISKTIAYLLPLEREATHILLKASQFIDVCIPRGSQSLINFVREHARIPFIETGAGIVHIYFDQSGDLEKGRLIIDNAKTRRVSVCNALDTLVIHKARLIDLPLIVKSLADKNVEIFADQLSYQALKSFYPKELLHKATPDDFGQEFLSYKMAIKTVDSVQEAVKHIMEYSSGHSEAIIAEEQTTQSYFLDHIDAAAVYVNASTAFTDGGQFGMGAEIGISTQKLHARGPMSLDALTSYKWVVIGDGQIRS, via the coding sequence ATGATTGAAGAAGTCACTAACCAACTTAAAGCAACTAAAAAAGACAGCTATAGCTTAAGATTTGTTAATGAAGAAAAACGAAACCAAATATTATTGGAGCTTGCACAACGATTACGAGATTCTGTAAAGCAAATCATTGATGCAAATAAAAAAGATCTGGTGTTGATGAGTAAAGATGATCCCAAGTACGATCGTTTACTCTTATCTAAAGAACGAATTGAAACGATAGCGTCGGATATTGAAACAGTTGCCTCTTTACCCTACTCACAAACAAAAATCCTAGAACAAAAAAAGCTTCCCAACGGCTTAAGCATTCAGAAAGTTTCTGTTCCATTAGGAGTTGTGGCGATCATTTATGAATCACGCCCTAATGTAACCATTGATGCATTTACATTATGTTTTAAAACAGGTAATGCCTGTGTTTTAAAGGGTGGAAAGGAAGCTCACCATACTAATCTATTTTTGGTTTCATTGATTCATCAAATGCTCAATAATCACAACATCAGTAAAACTATTGCCTATTTATTACCTTTAGAACGAGAAGCAACTCATATTCTTTTGAAAGCCAGTCAGTTCATTGATGTGTGTATTCCAAGAGGAAGTCAATCATTAATTAATTTTGTACGTGAACACGCAAGAATACCTTTTATTGAAACAGGTGCTGGAATTGTTCATATTTACTTCGATCAAAGCGGTGATCTAGAGAAAGGTCGTTTAATTATTGATAATGCGAAGACAAGAAGAGTGAGCGTTTGCAACGCCCTGGACACATTAGTAATCCATAAAGCTCGACTGATTGATTTACCCTTAATCGTAAAGTCGCTTGCTGATAAAAATGTTGAAATTTTTGCCGATCAATTAAGTTACCAAGCACTAAAATCATTTTATCCAAAAGAGTTGCTCCATAAGGCAACGCCAGATGACTTTGGTCAAGAGTTTCTCTCTTATAAAATGGCAATAAAAACGGTTGATTCCGTGCAAGAAGCGGTTAAGCATATTATGGAATATAGTTCTGGTCATAGTGAAGCAATTATTGCCGAAGAGCAAACGACACAAAGTTATTTTCTTGATCATATTGATGCCGCCGCTGTGTATGTTAATGCTTCAACAGCATTTACCGATGGTGGACAATTTGGCATGGGGGCTGAAATAGGAATTAGCACGCAAAAATTGCATGCTCGCGGTCCTATGTCTTTAGATGCGTTAACAAGTTATAAATGGGTGGTCATTGGGGATGGGCAGATTAGATCTTAA
- a CDS encoding TolC family protein, with protein MPSAKNSQLSSIYIPAHLRDSSNDALNRLPYQAWWEDFKDPLLNQFVAKALLYNNNVTIAKRSIHVAQAELQTIRLNWLPGLNVLMGFAQDPALGNPGVFYGVLPSYYQNFVALYFQQKKAEFILKRAKAYYLGVRLTVIGEVMGSYFSLLAWNHQLALLKQIEQDNKKLLVALKIAKKQGLANNLQLLTVTSQLQSILGLQKQAQNNIIASENALRYLINQPPGKIKSRTSFMHLPSKAVPLNKINTQVILRRPDVMVALTSLLAACSGVNIAESQLLPALTLDYFWGKASLNGTFNNPTHSAPYGDMYATFNLSPSLFGQILTSKAIFNRSLAEYNNVIQNALRLIANSIAANEKLMAKYKEDYLSLAAVKKRYQLQQDLYAKGLISHNDLLYSRIEINQQAYQLTISKLEQLISVICLYEELAAGILYQEQNTA; from the coding sequence ATGCCAAGCGCAAAAAATTCACAACTTTCGTCGATTTATATTCCTGCACATCTGAGAGACTCAAGCAATGATGCATTAAATCGACTCCCTTATCAAGCATGGTGGGAAGATTTTAAAGATCCTCTGCTCAATCAATTTGTCGCAAAAGCACTTCTGTACAATAATAATGTGACAATCGCCAAGCGATCGATTCATGTTGCTCAAGCTGAGCTGCAAACCATACGCTTAAATTGGCTGCCTGGATTGAATGTTTTAATGGGGTTTGCCCAAGATCCTGCTTTGGGAAACCCAGGCGTATTTTACGGTGTTCTTCCCAGCTATTACCAGAATTTCGTTGCACTTTATTTTCAGCAAAAAAAAGCAGAATTTATCTTAAAACGTGCTAAAGCCTATTATCTTGGTGTACGTTTGACTGTTATTGGCGAAGTGATGGGTAGTTATTTTTCGCTACTCGCCTGGAATCATCAATTAGCACTATTGAAACAAATCGAACAAGACAATAAAAAGCTTTTAGTAGCATTAAAAATAGCAAAAAAACAAGGCTTAGCGAATAATTTGCAATTATTAACCGTAACCAGCCAATTACAAAGTATCCTAGGACTGCAGAAACAAGCACAAAACAATATCATCGCCAGCGAAAATGCCCTACGTTATTTAATCAATCAGCCACCAGGAAAAATAAAATCCCGTACGTCATTTATGCATTTACCCAGTAAGGCAGTGCCACTAAATAAGATTAATACTCAAGTTATTCTACGTCGACCGGATGTAATGGTAGCTTTAACCTCGCTACTTGCCGCATGTAGTGGCGTCAATATCGCCGAATCTCAACTCCTTCCAGCCCTAACTTTAGATTATTTTTGGGGCAAGGCGAGTTTAAACGGAACATTTAACAATCCGACCCATTCAGCACCTTATGGTGATATGTATGCAACATTTAACTTATCCCCCTCTTTGTTTGGACAAATTCTCACCAGTAAAGCCATTTTTAATAGAAGTTTGGCAGAATATAATAATGTCATCCAAAATGCATTACGCCTCATTGCCAATAGTATCGCCGCAAATGAGAAGCTGATGGCCAAATACAAGGAAGATTATCTCTCTTTAGCAGCCGTGAAGAAAAGATATCAATTGCAACAAGACCTCTATGCTAAAGGCCTTATTAGCCACAATGATTTGCTCTATAGTAGGATAGAAATTAACCAACAGGCATATCAACTCACAATCAGTAAATTAGAACAATTAATCAGTGTTATTTGTCTTTATGAAGAGTTAGCCGCAGGCATACTGTATCAGGAACAGAATACAGCCTAG